A portion of the Lolium rigidum isolate FL_2022 chromosome 1, APGP_CSIRO_Lrig_0.1, whole genome shotgun sequence genome contains these proteins:
- the LOC124696386 gene encoding amino acid transporter AVT6A-like — protein MGAGNVSTDQSKEIRDETTPLLPVKAEEEGFHEFNGASFSGAVFNLSTTIVGAGIMALPASIKMLGLIPGLLMIVFVALLTEASIDMLVRCSHQGKITSYGWLMGEAYGQWGRIALQASVVINNIGVMIVYMIIIGDVLSGTTSDGIHHRGLLEGWFGSHLWNSRAVVLLVTTLLVFAPLVSFKRLDSLSYTSALSVALAVIFVVITAGIAIIKLIDGTVAMPKLFPEIDDLSSIWKLFTAVPVLVTAYICHYNVHSIDNEIEDRTQTQPIVRTSLALCSSVYIATSFFAYLLFGDGTLDDVLANFDSDLGIPFSSVFNDVVRVSYAAHVMLVFPIVFFALRLNLDGLLFPTSRHISHDNKRFAIITISLLVVIYTAAIFIPSIWDAFQFTGATAAVLIGFIFPAMVILRDPYGIATKRDKILAVTMIVLAVLSNSVALYSDAMNIFRKKEVA, from the exons ATGGGGGCCGGGAACGTATCAACAGATCAGTCCAAGGAAATACGAGATGAGACCACGCCACTTCTTCCGGTCAAGGCAGAGGAGGAGGGGTTCCATGAGTTCAATGGAGCTTCGTTCTCCGGAGCGGTTTTCAATCTCTCGACCACCATCGTTGGTGCTGGAATCATGGCCTTGCCTGCCAGCATCAAGATGCTGGGCCTCATCCCTGGCCTCCTGATGATCGTCTTTGTGGCATTGCTCACTGAGGCATCCATTGACATGCTTGTCAGGTGCAGCCACCAAGGAAAGATCACGTCGTATGGGTGGCTGATGGGTGAGGCGTACGGGCAATGGGGGAGGATTGCGCTGCAGGCCTCTGTGGTTATAAACAACATCGGTGTGATGATTGTTTACATGATTATCATTG GTGATGTATTATCTGGAACAACGTCAGACGGTATTCATCATCGTGGCTTATTGGAGGGCTGGTTTGGATCTCATCTGTGGAATTCTCGTGCTGTTGTTCTTCTTGTGACAACTCTTCTTGTCTTTGCTCCATTGGTGAGCTTTAAGCGTCTGG ATTCATTGAGCTACACATCTGCCCTATCAGTTGCTCTAGCTGTGATATTTGTTGTCATTACTGCCGGGATTGCCATAATCAAACTCATTGATGGAACTGTAGCGATGCCCAAGCTTTTCCCAGAGATAGATGATCTTAGTTCTATCTGGAAGCTTTTTACGGCTGTCCCTGTTCTTGTCACTGCATACATCTGCCACTATAATG TTCACAGCATTGACAATGAGATTGAAGATAGAACACAAACTCAACCGATCGTGCGAACATCACTGGCTCTTTGCTCCAGTGTTTACATTGCCACAAGTTTCTTTGCGTATCTTCTCTTTGGAGATGGTACACTGGATGATGTGCTGGCCAACTTTGATTCAGACCTTGGCATTCCGTTCAGCTCTGTCTTTAATGATGTAGTCAGAGTGAGCTATGCTGCTCACGTCATGCTTGTCTTTCCCATCGTCTTCTTTGCCCTTAGGCTCAACTTGGATGGACTACTCTTTCCCACGTCGAGGCACATTTCTCATGACAATAAGAGATTTGCAATAATCACCATCTCACTCCTCGTGGTTATTTATACTGCTGCCATATTCATACCAAGTATTTGGGACGCTTTCCAGTTTACTGGTGCCACAGCTGCTGTCTTGATTGGTTTCATATTTCCCGCCATGGTCATACTAAG GGATCCTTATGGAATCGCAACCAAGCGTGACAAGATCTTGGCTGTAACCATGATCGTGCTTGCTGTTCTGTCAAACTCTGTTGCCTTATACAGTGACGCAATGAACATCTTCCGTAAGAAAGAGGTGGCCTGA